One genomic segment of Brassica napus cultivar Da-Ae chromosome A3, Da-Ae, whole genome shotgun sequence includes these proteins:
- the LOC106439533 gene encoding B3 domain-containing transcription factor VRN1 encodes MPRPFFHKLIFSSTIQEKRLRVPDKFVSRFKDELSVAVALTVPDGHVWRVGLRKADNNNKIWFQDGWQEFVDRYSIRIGYLLIFRYEGNSAFSVCIYNLPQSEINYHSTGLMDSASHNNHFKRPRLFEDLEDEDAETLHTTASAIQSFFTGPVKPEEATPTQTSKVPKKRGRKKKNADHPEEVNSSAPRDDDPESRSKFYESASARKRTVNAEERERAVNAAKTFEPTNPFFRVVLRPSYLYRGCIMYLPSGFAEKYLSGISGFIKVQLGEKQWPVRCLYKAGRAKFSQGWYEFTVENNLGEGDVCVFELLRTRDFVLKVTAYRVNEYV; translated from the exons ATGCCACGCCCTTTCTTCCACAAGTTGATTTTCTCATCCACTATCCAAGAAAAGCGTCTA AGAGTTCCAGATAAGTTTGTGAGTAGATTCAAGGACGAGCTATCGGTTGCAGTTGCCCTCACAGTACCTGATGGTCACGTTTGGCGTGTAGGACTAAGGAAAgctgacaacaacaacaagatttGGTTTCAAGATGGTTGGCAAGAGTTTGTTGACCGTTACTCCATCCGCATTGGTTACCTTTTGATCTTTAGATACGAAGGCAACTCTGCCTTCAGCGTGTGCATTTACAACTTACCACAGTCCGAGATTAACTACCATTCCACCGGTCTCATGGACTCTGCATCACACAACAACCACTTCAAACGTCCCCGTTTGTTTGAAGACCTTGAAGATGAAGATGCTGAGACTCTGCACACAACCGCTTCAGCCATCCAGAGCTTCTTCACTGGACCTGTTAAACCTGAAGAGGCAACACCAACACAAACCTCAAAAGTTCCTAAAAAGAgagggaggaagaagaagaatgctGATCATCCTG AGGAAGTAAACTCATCTGCACCGAGAGATGATGACCCAGAGAGCCGTTCAAAGTTCTACGAGAGTGCTTCTGCGAGAAAGAGAACAGTGAAtgctgaagagagagagagggctGTTAATGCAGCCAAAACGTTTGAGCCAACAAACCCTTTCTTCAGAGTTGTTCTGAGACCGTCTTATCTATACAGAGGTTGCATCATG TATTTGCCTTCTGGTTTTGCTGAGAAGTACTTAAGTGGGATCTCGGGATTCATCAAGGTCCAGCTAGGGGAGAAACAATGGCCTGTGAGATGCCTATACAAAGCAGGGAGAGCTAAGTTCAGTCAAGGTTGGTATGAGTTCACTGTGGAGAATAACCTAGGAGAAGGTGATGTCTGCGTGTTTGAGCTGCTGAGAACCAGAGATTTCGTTTTGAAAGTGACGGCCTATCGAGTCAACGAGTATGTCTGA
- the LOC106439532 gene encoding protein DMR6-LIKE OXYGENASE 1 encodes MGVLDEAFIQAPEHRPKTHLKHSDDHILSKEIPTIDLSSLQDPNCDKTALATEIAEACMRWGFFQVINHGLSLDLMRRVEKTVAEFFSLTLEEKRRVKRDEVNPMGYHDGEHTKNVRDWKEIFDFFLQDSTTVPATTEPEDTELRKLTNPWPQNPSDFREVCQEYAREVEKLAFKLLELISISLGLPGDRLTGYFKDQTSFLRFNHYPPCPNPELALGVGRHADAGVITVLAQDSVGGLQVSRRSDGQWFSVKPNPDAFIINIGNCMQVWTNDKYWSAEHRVVVNSSKERFSMPFFLFPSHDTNIEPLKELISEDNPPCYKKYNWGKFFAARNRSDYKKLQTESIQIDRFKAA; translated from the exons ATGGGAGTACTCGACGAAGCTTTTATCCAAGCTCCAGAACACAGACCCAAAACTCATCTCAAACACTCCGATGACCACATTCTCTCCAAGGAGATCCCGACCATCGACCTCTCCTCCCTCCAAGACCCAAACTGCGACAAGACAGCGCTAGCGACAGAGATTGCAGAAGCATGCATGAGATGGGGCTTTTTCCAGGTGATCAACCATGGTTTGTCGTTGGACTTAATGCGTAGGGTGGAGAAGACGGTGGCCGAGTTTTTCAGTCTAACGttggaggagaagagaagagtgaAAAGAGATGAAGTGAACCCTATGGGTTATCACGACGGAGAACATACCAAAAACGTTAGAGACTGGAAAGAGATTTTCGATTTCTTTTTGCAGGACTCGACGACGGTTCCGGCGACTACAGAGCCGGAAGATACCGAGCTCAGGAAGCTGACTAACCCGTGGCCTCAAAACCCTTCCGACTTCAG AGAGGTGTGCCAAGAATATGCAAGAGAAGTTGAGAAGTTAGCTTTCAAGCTTTTGGaacttatctccattagcttgGGTCTACCCGGTGATCGGTTAACAGGTTACTTCAAGGACCAAACAAGCTTTTTGCGGTTTAACCATTACCCTCCTTGCCCGAACCCGGAGCTAGCATTAGGCGTTGGACGCCACGCAGACGCAGGAGTTATAACCGTCTTGGCACAAGATAGTGTGGGTGGGTTACAAGTGAGCCGTAGATCAGATGGACAATGGTTCTCTGTGAAACCGAACCCTGATGCTTTCATCATTAACATTGGCAACTGCATGCAG GTATGGACAAATGACAAGTATTGGAGTGCAGAACATAGAGTGGTAGTGAATTCAAGCAAAGAGAGATTCTCAATGCCATTCTTCCTTTTCCCATCCCATGATACCAACATTGAGCCATTGAAGGAGCTTATAAGCGAAGACAACCCGCCTTGTTACAAAAAGTACAATTGGGGCAAGTTCTTTGCTGCGAGAAACAGAAGTGATTACAAGAAGCTCCAAACTGAGAGCATCCAGATTGATCGCTTCAAGGCCGCTTAA
- the LOC125575283 gene encoding protein DMR6-LIKE OXYGENASE 1-like — translation MGVLDEAFIQAPEHRPKTHLKHSDDHILSKEIPTIDLSSLQDPNCDKTALATEIAEACMRWGFFQVINHGLSLDLMRRVEKTVAEFFSLTLEEKRRVKRDEVNPMGYHDGEHTKNVRDWKEIFDFFLQDSTTVPATTEPEDTELRKLTNPWPQNPSDFREVCQEYAREVEKLAFKLLELISISLGLPGDRLTGYFKDQTSFLRFNHYPPCPNPELALGVGRHADAGVITVLAQDSVGGLQVSRRSDGQWFSVKPNPDAFIINIGNCMQVWTNDKYWSAEHRVVVNSSKERFSMPFFLFPSHDTNIEPLKELISEDSPPCYKKYNWGKFFAARNRSDYKKLQTESIQIDRFKAA, via the exons ATGGGAGTACTCGACGAAGCTTTTATCCAAGCTCCAGAACACAGACCCAAAACTCATCTCAAACACTCCGATGACCACATTCTCTCCAAGGAGATCCCGACCATCGACCTCTCCTCCCTCCAAGACCCAAACTGCGACAAGACAGCGCTAGCGACAGAGATTGCAGAAGCATGCATGAGATGGGGCTTTTTCCAGGTGATCAACCATGGTTTGTCGTTGGACTTAATGCGTAGGGTGGAGAAGACGGTGGCCGAGTTTTTCAGTCTAACGttggaggagaagagaagagtgaAAAGAGATGAAGTGAACCCTATGGGTTATCACGACGGAGAACATACCAAAAACGTTAGAGACTGGAAAGAGATTTTCGATTTCTTTTTGCAGGACTCGACGACGGTTCCGGCGACTACAGAGCCGGAAGATACCGAGCTCAGGAAGCTGACTAACCCGTGGCCTCAAAACCCTTCCGACTTCAG AGAGGTGTGCCAAGAATATGCAAGAGAAGTTGAGAAGTTAGCTTTCAAGCTTTTGGaacttatctccattagcttgGGTCTACCCGGTGATCGGTTAACAGGTTACTTCAAGGACCAAACAAGCTTTTTGCGGTTTAACCATTACCCTCCTTGCCCGAACCCGGAGCTAGCATTAGGCGTTGGACGCCACGCAGACGCAGGAGTTATAACCGTCTTGGCACAAGATAGTGTGGGTGGGTTACAAGTGAGCCGTAGATCAGATGGACAATGGTTCTCTGTCAAACCGAACCCTGATGCTTTCATCATTAACATTGGCAACTGCATGCAG GTATGGACAAATGACAAGTATTGGAGTGCAGAACATAGAGTGGTAGTGAATTCAAGCAAAGAGAGATTCTCAATGCCATTCTTCCTTTTCCCATCCCATGATACCAACATTGAGCCATTGAAAGAGCTTATAAGCGAAGACAGCCCGCCTTGTTACAAAAAGTACAATTGGGGCAAGTTCTTTGCTGCGAGAAACAGAAGTGATTACAAGAAGCTCCAAACTGAGAGCATCCAGATTGATCGCTTCAAGGCCGCTTAA